AGCCGCTCGAGGCTGATCACCACCTGTCCTAGAGGCTCGCCGGAAACTCCGTCCAAAGCCCGGCCGGCGACGGTGGCGGGGCGTAGATCGATGGTCAGGAAGCGGTCTTCCGCCACCTCCACCACGTCGTTGTAGAGGATCTCTTCCAGGGTGTGGTGGAGCCCCAGGCGGTAGCTCCCCGGGTCGAGATCGCGGAAGTGGAATTCTCCGCGATGATCGGTGGTGGTGGCTCGGCGCACCGCGGCGGCCTGCCCCCGCAGGCTGACGGTGGCCCCGGCCAGCGGCTCCCCGGCCACCCGCACCGCACCGCGGAGCTCGACCCCGGCGCCGAAGAAGAGGTCCCGCTGCACCGTCCCGCGAGCCTCCTCCGCCACCACCCGCTCCTGAGCCTGACGCCGGCGTCCCGGCAGCGACGCCACCACCAGCCAGCTCCCCGGTTCCAGGTCCTCCACCCGATAGGCTCCGCTGTAATCCACCCGGCCGGCGCGCACGACGCCGCCATCCCTGTGGGCTTCCACCGTCACTTGCGCCAGCCGCTCGAAGTCCAGCCCGCGCACCTGCCCGTGCACCGTGGTACCGCCCCTCAGCAGGATCTCCAGATCCTCCACCGCCGCCTCCTGCACCCGCACCGGCATCGCCGAAGACGCCGGTGCGAAGCCCGCGGCGGTGGCCTCCAGGGAGTAGCTTCCCGACGGCACCGGCTCGAGGGAAAAGCCTCCTTGGGCGTCGGTCAGGTCGCGGTGCTCCCAGGGCTCCTCGCCGTCCAGCGCCGTCAACACCACCTCGGCGCCGGCGATGCCCTGGCGCCGGGAATCCATCACCCGCCCGGTCACTCGACGGCCGTCGGGCAGCCGCCAGTCGAGGGTGTTCTCCCCCTCGTCCACCTCGAAGTCCCGGCGGGTGCGGCCGTAGGAGCGATGCACCACGGTGGCCACGCCGGCTCCCACCCTCACCCCGTCGAGGGCGTAGAAGCCGTCTCCATCGGTGAAGGCGGCGGCGCCGCCAACGGTGACCCGGGCCTCCGCCACCGGCTCGCCGCTCTCGGTGCTCACCGTGCCGCGAACGGTGGCGCCGCGCTCCAGCACCACCTCCACTTCCTCCACGTCTTCCACGGGTGTCTCTTCCGGCGGAGTGACCAAATTTACCGGTGGCGGGGTCACGTAGCCTGCAGCTTCCACCGACAGCCGAGCTCGGCGCTCCGGGGCGGTGTCGAAGAAGAACCGGCCTTCGTCGTCGGTCTCGGTGCGGCGGCCCTCCGCCGACCGCACCGGCTGGCCGTCGGAGCCCATGCGCTGCCAGCGCAGCGCCACCGCCGCCCCCGCCACCGGCGCACCGTCTTCGTCCCGGACGATTCCCCGAACGCTGGCGGCGCGGCGTAGGACCACCACCACCGGCTCGTCGTTGGGAGCTTCCACCCCTTCCGCGCTCCGGGGCAGGAAGCCAGCGGCCCGCACCCATAGGGAGCGACGGTCTCCCGCCGGCAGGTCGTCGACGGCAAAGCGTCCCTCGTCGTCGGTCACGGCGTCGGGGCGGCGACGGTCGAGGCCGAGAATCTGGGAGCCCGCCCGGGTAGCGGGGAAAGCCAGCTCCTCGCCGATGGCGTGAACCTCGGCGCCGGCCACCGGCTCTTCCTCCTCGTCGAGCACCACGCCCCGCAGGGAGGCACCGGGGGTAAGGAAGAAGGTGCCCAAATCCACGGCCTGGCCCTTCGCTGGCTGGATATCCGGACCTTGGCGCTCCGGGGTTTGGCGTTCCGGGGCGGCCACCGCCACCCCGCGGATCACCAGCGGCGCGAAGCCCCCCGCCCGCAGCACAACGTCGAGCTCCAGCGCCGGCACCGCCGCGGTACGGAAGCGCCCCTCCTCGTCGGTGAAGGCAGTAAATGGATCTTCCTCCCGGCTTCCTCGGTCCTCCCGGCGAGCCAGAATGCCTAGACGCTGGGTCGAGCCGCCGGCGGCGGCGAGGCTCACCCGCGCTCCCACCACCGGCTGCTCGTCCGGACCCAACACCCGCCCGAAGCTGCCGCCACCGGAGGGCAGGACGATGCGCAGCGGCACCCCAGCAGCCGAGGCCGAAGGCGCCACCGCCGTCGCCCGCACCGCAGGAGCCCCCGGACGCCAGGCCAGCACCGTATAGCCCTCACCGGGTTGCAGCCGATCGAGGAGGAAGCGGCCATCTTCGCCGGTGAAGGCCCGGTCGTCCGCTGGATCCGTGGCGGTGAAGGGCCGGCGACCGCGGTGGGGCCGGTGCATGGCGGCCAGGTGTACGGCGGACACCGGCCGGCCGGCGGCATCCACCACCTGCCCCACCAGTCTCGCCGCCGGGATCAGCTCCAGGGTGGGGCCACGCCCCGTCGCCACCATCGCCGGCGTCAGCCGCCCGCGCCGGGGAACGTGCCCCGCCGCTTCCGCCTGCACCCACTGCTCGCTGCCCACGGGCACGGCGAGCTCATAGCCACCACCGGTATCGGTGACGGCGAAGACCCCGGGATCGTCACCGGGGCGCACCACCGCTCCCGCCACCGGCTCCCCGGCGGCGTTCACCACTCGCCCCCGCACCGTCGCCGCCGCGGGCAACCCCAAGATCGTGAGCCGCTCTTCCGTCGGCGCCTCGCCCTCCGACACCGGCGACGGCAAGGAGCCCAGGCGCAGGCCGCGGCCGTCGGGAAGGCTGAGCTGCACGGCGGGCGGGGTACCGGCCGGATTCGGTGAGACGAGGACAGTGGCCTGGCCGTCCGCTCCGGTCACCGCCGTGGGCCAGGCCAGATCCCCCATGCGCACCAACACATCCGCCAGCGGCCGGCGGTGGGGGTTCACCACCCGCAGCTGCCGCTCCTCCCCCGATGGCGCCCAAACGATCTGTCCGGAGCGGAACCCCTCCACCCGCAACGGGGCTCGATCCCGGGAAGTAGCCGGAGGAAAGATCGTCAGCTGCAGTTCTTCTTCGAGCCCGGAGAGCAGCCGGAAACGACCGGTGGCGTCGGTTTGGAGCACGCGAAAGTCGTCCCGCCAGGGGGAGCCGGCGCGCAGAGACGAGGCCTGTTGGGGATCCCGGACGAAGATCCAGGCGCCGGGCAGCGCATCGCCGTTCGGCGTCACCACCTGACCTTCGAGCCTCCGCGCCGGAGTCAGGGCCGCCGGCGGCAGCTCGACGGCCTGGACCAAGATCAGCGGAAGGAATTGGAGGGGGATGGCTTCGTCCGCCAGGATGCGCACCCGCCACACCCCCGGCGAAGGCGCCGCCAACCGATAGCGGCCGCTGGCGTCGGTGGTACCCCGAGCCGCCGGCGGTGGCTGAACTTCTCCCGCCAGACGGCGCCGGCCGGCTTCATCCGCCGGCATCCAGGGCAGCAGCTCCACCTTCACCCCCGCCGCCGGCGTGCTGCCGGACCAGGTCACCAGGCCGCATACCTCCAGGGGGTTCTCCAGAGGTATCTCTCGCTCTTGGGCGATCGCTGAGGGCGGGCCGGGCTCGGCGAGGGAATCCGGCGGAGACGCAGCCGAGGCAGGAAGGGTCAGAGCGGCGAAGCACAGAGCCAGCAGCCAGGAAGGCCGTAGCCAACACACTGGACTCCGGAACAAGAGCGACCTCCAAGAGATAGGGTGGCTCATCCCGCGGAAGATGCGGGAGAAGGAAAGCAAGCAGCCTGGGGGGATGGACGTCGGCGCCACGACGGGAACTCCACCGTGACGCCGAGAGATGAGGAGGCTCGTCAGCAGCTGATCAGCGTCTCGCCGCCGGTGCAGGTGTCGTTGCCGGGACCGCCGTCGATGAGGTCGGTGCCGGACTGGCCGGCCAGCAGCCAGTCGTCGCCGTCCTGACCATAGATGTCGTCGTTGCCGTTGCCGGCGTAGCACAGCTCCGAGCCGGTGCCGCCCCAGAAGGTGTCGTCGCCGTTCTGGCCTTCCATCCAGTCGCCGCCGCCACGGGCCAGCACCAGGTCGTCATCGTCGTCCCCCACCAGGTAGTCGCCATCGCTGGTGTAAAGGCCGCCATCGAGAGCATCGTCGCCGTCGCCGCCGAAGAGCGAATCCTGGCCGGCGTCGCCACAGAGCTTGTCGTTCCCCGAGGGCAGGCTGTAGGAGACGTCGCCATAGAGCAGATCGTCGCCGGCGAGGCCGCAGATCACGTCGCCGGAGGTGGTGCCGTTGATGTTGTCGTCACCGCTGGTACCGATGATGGTGCAGTCGGTAGTGCAGTTGGCGGCGCTGGCGACGGTCGCCGGAATCAACGTCAGGATGAGCGCCAGAGCGG
This DNA window, taken from Acidobacteriota bacterium, encodes the following:
- a CDS encoding carboxypeptidase regulatory-like domain-containing protein; amino-acid sequence: MFRSPVCWLRPSWLLALCFAALTLPASAASPPDSLAEPGPPSAIAQEREIPLENPLEVCGLVTWSGSTPAAGVKVELLPWMPADEAGRRRLAGEVQPPPAARGTTDASGRYRLAAPSPGVWRVRILADEAIPLQFLPLILVQAVELPPAALTPARRLEGQVVTPNGDALPGAWIFVRDPQQASSLRAGSPWRDDFRVLQTDATGRFRLLSGLEEELQLTIFPPATSRDRAPLRVEGFRSGQIVWAPSGEERQLRVVNPHRRPLADVLVRMGDLAWPTAVTGADGQATVLVSPNPAGTPPAVQLSLPDGRGLRLGSLPSPVSEGEAPTEERLTILGLPAAATVRGRVVNAAGEPVAGAVVRPGDDPGVFAVTDTGGGYELAVPVGSEQWVQAEAAGHVPRRGRLTPAMVATGRGPTLELIPAARLVGQVVDAAGRPVSAVHLAAMHRPHRGRRPFTATDPADDRAFTGEDGRFLLDRLQPGEGYTVLAWRPGAPAVRATAVAPSASAAGVPLRIVLPSGGGSFGRVLGPDEQPVVGARVSLAAAGGSTQRLGILARREDRGSREEDPFTAFTDEEGRFRTAAVPALELDVVLRAGGFAPLVIRGVAVAAPERQTPERQGPDIQPAKGQAVDLGTFFLTPGASLRGVVLDEEEEPVAGAEVHAIGEELAFPATRAGSQILGLDRRRPDAVTDDEGRFAVDDLPAGDRRSLWVRAAGFLPRSAEGVEAPNDEPVVVVLRRAASVRGIVRDEDGAPVAGAAVALRWQRMGSDGQPVRSAEGRRTETDDEGRFFFDTAPERRARLSVEAAGYVTPPPVNLVTPPEETPVEDVEEVEVVLERGATVRGTVSTESGEPVAEARVTVGGAAAFTDGDGFYALDGVRVGAGVATVVHRSYGRTRRDFEVDEGENTLDWRLPDGRRVTGRVMDSRRQGIAGAEVVLTALDGEEPWEHRDLTDAQGGFSLEPVPSGSYSLEATAAGFAPASSAMPVRVQEAAVEDLEILLRGGTTVHGQVRGLDFERLAQVTVEAHRDGGVVRAGRVDYSGAYRVEDLEPGSWLVVASLPGRRRQAQERVVAEEARGTVQRDLFFGAGVELRGAVRVAGEPLAGATVSLRGQAAAVRRATTTDHRGEFHFRDLDPGSYRLGLHHTLEEILYNDVVEVAEDRFLTIDLRPATVAGRALDGVSGEPLGQVVISLERLAAGSGMVAAGTGADGRFVLRRVPPGRYRLTARRDGWASAQQEIQLAQGQELSDLELVLEPTAGLTLAVSRADGSPPPYVEVLLLDASGQPVVVTRRSPDARGMVRLPAAPPGIGALLVQGPGGALWQRAVAVPAPEPESVTLRAAGALSLQVPALAESNGIAFATLTDASGRPLETLDLVERGLRRRWPLVGGAGVIEGVPAGEWRVEVQAPDGAVWSASLVTTGGAASVVLP